The proteins below come from a single Psychrobacter sp. FDAARGOS_221 genomic window:
- a CDS encoding ATP-binding protein, whose product MTTQQINKAPFIKLSFINDGEPIPEYALAKVFDRYFSLSHQYNKPTNNPAQTPSSPAPRQQGKKGTGLGLTLVKQVIERHGGYVSIHNLSDQSQQHNKTPETNSGVEVVILLPIAPLQD is encoded by the coding sequence GTGACTACGCAGCAAATTAACAAAGCACCTTTTATCAAGTTGTCCTTTATTAATGATGGTGAACCCATACCTGAGTATGCTTTAGCTAAAGTCTTTGATCGCTATTTCAGCTTATCGCATCAGTACAATAAGCCCACCAATAACCCAGCTCAGACACCTAGCTCACCAGCACCGAGACAACAAGGTAAAAAAGGTACCGGACTGGGACTAACCTTGGTAAAACAGGTGATTGAACGTCATGGTGGTTATGTCAGTATCCATAATCTAAGCGATCAAAGTCAGCAACATAACAAAACCCCTGAGACTAACTCAGGGGTTGAGGTGGTAATTTTATTACCTATCGCACCGCTTCAAGATTAA
- the ispF gene encoding 2-C-methyl-D-erythritol 2,4-cyclodiphosphate synthase, with translation MIRIGQGIDVHAFCDPKDVIDTAEQFVTLAGVNIPHPVGLLAHSDGDVVLHALADALLGALALGDIGQHFPDTDEANAGLDSRVLLRHVYDLIIKKGYHLVNADITVMCERPKLAKHNLAMRTNIAEDLNTQIDNISVKATTTEKLGFTGRQEGIMVSAVVLLTQTDNV, from the coding sequence ATGATAAGAATTGGGCAAGGTATTGACGTACACGCGTTTTGCGATCCAAAAGATGTGATCGATACAGCCGAGCAGTTTGTGACTTTAGCAGGGGTGAATATCCCGCATCCGGTCGGTTTACTGGCGCATTCAGATGGTGATGTGGTATTGCATGCTTTGGCTGACGCGCTGCTTGGTGCATTGGCTCTTGGCGATATAGGGCAACACTTTCCAGATACTGATGAGGCCAATGCTGGACTAGATTCACGTGTGCTGCTGCGTCATGTCTATGATTTAATTATCAAAAAAGGCTATCATTTGGTAAATGCAGATATCACGGTGATGTGTGAGCGACCAAAGTTGGCTAAACACAATCTGGCGATGCGCACCAACATTGCTGAAGATTTAAATACTCAGATTGATAATATCAGTGTTAAAGCAACCACCACTGAAAAGCTTGGCTTTACTGGACGTCAAGAGGGTATCATGGTCAGTGCTGTGGTATTACTGACCCAGACAGACAACGTTTAA
- the creC gene encoding two-component system sensor histidine kinase CreC, translating into MSNTPSPQSENQSQQTSDSNSNEDNRNTGSTSTPPNWYAKLHPIGKDSSAHTASRKPEKILNLSLFFRIWIAVGVIVIISGIVVFNQLFTYVRPITQQVIEDTLVDTSKLLAASLQSAVESGEIYNSSYQAMLDQAFTTPSLPESDSGSAATEISNTSENIKTQPSNSSVNSESSNESQPLNPVIKALPFETQATWYHQKQRSSFRVYITDNQGIVIYDSLPEQGNHTNPEGNARGEDYSSWNDVNLTLQGKYGARTTRSDPNDSSTSVMYVAQPIYSSDGSGDIIAVVSVGKPTSTVLPYLNATRQRMLTASLIISIVTLIMAGLVAWWLRQSTLLVTRYTQSLAQDTKKPYFYLGRELNELTDTIESMKHRLENRAYVTDYVHTLTHELKSPLTAIRASGELLEETDLDSEDRQMLSQTITEQSIKLHSLIDRLLLLAKIEQPTFKLAIQAIDPDALVQTLIAGSEMQRQYQHLEIDYQCDLKQSNQSFIFADEFWMTQALQNVLDNALYFAHHKVLVSVTTQQINKAPFIKLSFINDGEPIPEYALAKVFDRYFSLSHQYNKPTNNPAQTPSSPAPRQQGKKGTGLGLTLVKQVIERHGGYVSIHNLSDQSQQHNKTPETNSGVEVVILLPIAPLQD; encoded by the coding sequence ATGAGCAACACCCCTTCTCCACAATCTGAAAATCAAAGCCAACAGACCAGTGATTCCAATAGTAACGAAGACAACCGAAACACAGGTAGCACATCCACGCCGCCCAATTGGTATGCCAAGCTACACCCAATAGGCAAAGACAGTAGCGCTCACACTGCTAGCCGTAAACCTGAGAAAATTCTTAATTTGAGTTTGTTTTTTCGGATTTGGATTGCAGTTGGGGTGATTGTCATCATCTCGGGTATTGTGGTTTTCAACCAGTTGTTTACCTACGTTCGCCCTATCACCCAGCAAGTGATTGAAGATACTTTAGTGGACACCTCTAAACTGTTGGCTGCCAGCTTACAATCTGCGGTCGAAAGCGGAGAGATTTATAACAGCAGCTATCAGGCCATGCTTGATCAAGCTTTCACGACCCCTTCACTTCCTGAATCTGACTCAGGGTCGGCTGCAACTGAAATAAGCAACACATCTGAAAACATTAAGACACAGCCATCTAATTCGAGCGTAAATTCTGAGTCATCAAATGAGTCACAACCTTTAAATCCAGTGATTAAAGCGTTACCTTTCGAGACCCAAGCTACTTGGTATCATCAAAAGCAGCGCAGTAGTTTCCGAGTCTATATTACCGATAACCAAGGCATCGTTATCTATGACTCTTTGCCGGAACAAGGCAATCATACTAATCCAGAAGGAAATGCCAGAGGCGAAGATTACTCGAGTTGGAATGATGTCAATCTAACCTTACAAGGTAAGTATGGCGCACGCACCACTCGTAGTGATCCCAATGATTCATCAACGTCGGTGATGTATGTCGCTCAGCCCATATATAGCTCAGATGGTAGCGGTGATATCATCGCTGTGGTCAGTGTCGGCAAACCAACCTCAACCGTGCTACCTTACCTAAATGCCACGCGACAACGGATGTTAACTGCCTCACTGATTATCAGTATCGTCACCTTAATCATGGCAGGCTTGGTCGCTTGGTGGCTGCGTCAAAGTACCTTATTGGTCACTCGCTACACTCAGTCATTGGCACAAGATACTAAAAAGCCTTACTTTTACTTGGGTCGTGAGCTTAATGAGCTAACCGATACCATTGAAAGCATGAAGCATCGGCTTGAAAATCGAGCTTATGTGACTGACTATGTGCATACTTTGACGCATGAACTAAAAAGCCCACTGACGGCGATTCGCGCCAGTGGTGAGCTATTAGAAGAGACCGATTTAGACAGTGAAGACAGACAAATGCTCAGCCAGACCATCACTGAGCAAAGTATCAAATTGCACTCGTTGATTGACCGCTTGTTGCTATTGGCAAAAATTGAACAGCCTACATTCAAGTTAGCGATTCAAGCCATAGATCCAGATGCACTGGTTCAGACTCTAATTGCCGGCAGTGAAATGCAGCGTCAGTATCAGCATCTAGAGATTGACTATCAATGTGACCTGAAGCAGTCCAATCAAAGCTTTATTTTTGCCGATGAGTTTTGGATGACTCAAGCCTTACAAAATGTGCTTGATAATGCCTTATATTTTGCGCATCACAAAGTACTGGTGTCAGTGACTACGCAGCAAATTAACAAAGCACCTTTTATCAAGTTGTCCTTTATTAATGATGGTGAACCCATACCTGAGTATGCTTTAGCTAAAGTCTTTGATCGCTATTTCAGCTTATCGCATCAGTACAATAAGCCCACCAATAACCCAGCTCAGACACCTAGCTCACCAGCACCGAGACAACAAGGTAAAAAAGGTACCGGACTGGGACTAACCTTGGTAAAACAGGTGATTGAACGTCATGGTGGTTATGTCAGTATCCATAATCTAAGCGATCAAAGTCAGCAACATAACAAAACCCCTGAGACTAACTCAGGGGTTGAGGTGGTAATTTTATTACCTATCGCACCGCTTCAAGATTAA
- a CDS encoding aminomethyltransferase beta-barrel domain-containing protein, with protein sequence MNLNVRLPPGQSAVFYIGEVCLGGGVIESFE encoded by the coding sequence ATGAACCTCAACGTGCGGTTACCCCCAGGTCAATCAGCGGTATTTTATATTGGAGAAGTTTGCTTGGGTGGCGGTGTGATTGAGTCGTTTGAGTAG
- a CDS encoding histidine kinase dimerization/phospho-acceptor domain-containing protein → MTAIRASGELLEETDLDSEDRQMLSQTITEQSIKLHSLIDRLLLLAKIEQPTFKLAIQAIDPDALVQTLIAGSEMQRQYQHLEIDYQCDLKQSNQSFIFADEFWMTQALQMCLIMPYFCASQSTGVSDYAAN, encoded by the coding sequence CTGACGGCGATTCGCGCCAGTGGTGAGCTATTAGAAGAGACCGATTTAGACAGTGAAGACAGACAAATGCTCAGCCAGACCATCACTGAGCAAAGTATCAAATTGCACTCGTTGATTGACCGCTTGTTGCTATTGGCAAAAATTGAACAGCCTACATTCAAGTTAGCGATTCAAGCCATAGATCCAGATGCACTGGTTCAGACTCTAATTGCCGGCAGTGAAATGCAGCGTCAGTATCAGCATCTAGAGATTGACTATCAATGTGACCTGAAGCAGTCCAATCAAAGCTTTATTTTTGCCGATGAGTTTTGGATGACTCAAGCCTTACAAATGTGCTTGATAATGCCTTATTTTTGCGCATCACAAAGTACTGGTGTCAGTGACTACGCAGCAAATTAA
- a CDS encoding response regulator, giving the protein MTPSMPQSTPVHSSSPHILIVEDDPAIATSLSDFQTRRLASDWLDNATSVLPTLTDFNEQQQPLAGIVLDVGLPDGDGLNLCQDIRRSEQIVA; this is encoded by the coding sequence ATGACTCCCTCTATGCCACAATCAACGCCTGTACATTCAAGTTCGCCTCATATTTTAATCGTTGAAGATGATCCGGCGATTGCCACATCGTTAAGTGACTTTCAAACGCGAAGGCTGGCAAGTGACTGGCTGGATAATGCCACTAGCGTGCTACCCACTTTGACTGACTTTAATGAGCAGCAGCAGCCATTAGCTGGTATCGTGTTAGATGTAGGTTTGCCCGATGGTGATGGTCTAAATCTATGTCAGGACATACGCCGAAGTGAGCAGATTGTAGCTTAA